A portion of the Sabethes cyaneus chromosome 3, idSabCyanKW18_F2, whole genome shotgun sequence genome contains these proteins:
- the LOC128739864 gene encoding splicing factor 3B subunit 6-like, whose translation MALAMKKRNNVRLPPEVNRVLYVRNLPYKITSDEMYDIFGKYGAIRQIRIGNTRGTAFVVYEDILDAKNACDHLSGLNVCNRYLVVLYYQSTKAFKRLDVDKKQKELDRMKAKYNINFDEYLICTLRNISLTCEHRGNRLSDAAPSCAQLSPLPYEAVSFVKI comes from the exons ATGGCATTAGCAATGAAAAAACGGAATAACGTGAGGCTGCCTCCAGAAGTCAATCGCGTACTATATGTTCGTAATCTTCCGTACAAAATCACTTCCGACGAAATGTATGACATTTTTGGAAAATACGGTGCTATCCGTCAAATTCGGAT TGGTAATACTCGGGGTACGGCTTTCGTGGTGTATGAGGATATTTTGGACGCAAAAAACGCTTGTGACCACCTTTCCGGATTAAACGTGTGTAATCGGTACTTGGTAGTTCTGTACTACCAGTCGACGAAAGCTTTCAAGAGGCTGGATgtagacaaaaaacaaaaagaattagATCGGATGAAGGCAAAAtacaacataaattttgatgAGTAT TTGATCTGTAcgctccggaatatcagcttaACGTGCGAACATCGCGGAAACCGGCTATCCGATGCCGCCCCAAGCTGCGCCCAGCTGAGTCCTTTACcatatgaagctgtcagctttgtgaaaatttaa